A window of the Phycicoccus sp. M110.8 genome harbors these coding sequences:
- a CDS encoding DUF4233 domain-containing protein gives MKGIVFYGSLGKFTWRMLATVLGGQGVVVFLGALVARGVGLAQGDGNAHAWLWVGIGLAVLCFLAAGAMRRPWGVTLGWLIQVLTFVSAVVVPAMLGVGLIFTVLWVGSLVLCHRVERQVAERDRVAGADSAAR, from the coding sequence GTGAAGGGCATCGTCTTCTACGGCAGCCTCGGGAAGTTCACCTGGCGAATGCTCGCGACGGTGCTCGGCGGCCAGGGCGTCGTCGTCTTCCTCGGCGCGCTGGTGGCCCGCGGTGTCGGGCTCGCGCAGGGGGACGGCAACGCGCACGCCTGGCTCTGGGTGGGCATCGGGCTGGCCGTCCTGTGCTTCCTCGCCGCCGGTGCGATGCGCCGGCCCTGGGGGGTGACCCTCGGGTGGCTCATCCAGGTCCTGACGTTCGTGAGCGCGGTGGTCGTGCCGGCGATGCTCGGTGTCGGCCTCATCTTCACGGTGCTGTGGGTCGGCTCGCTGGTCCTGTGCCACCGCGTCGAGCGCCAGGTCGCCGAGCGGGACCGCGTGGCAGGGGCCGACTCCGCCGCTCGGTAG
- the ileS gene encoding isoleucine--tRNA ligase, translating into MAYPKVSSDSADQPATAGVPASPRFPEIEERILRYWDEDGTFQASVENRPAGEDGDNEFVFYDGPPFANGLPHYGHLLTGYVKDLIPRYQTMRGRRVERRFGWDTHGLPAELEAMSQLGIKTKDEIVELGIEKFNAACRSSVLKYTDEWRDYVTRQARWVDFDHDYKTLNPDYMESVMWAFKSLHDKGLVYEGFRVLPYCWNDQTPLSNHELRMDDDVYQVRQDPAVTVGVRLETGELALVWTTTPWTLPSNLAVMVHPDIDYVVVETDVPTGRTERYVIGAERLQAYARELFGDPKADVQPYVVERLTGRDLLGRSYTPPFSYYEGHENAHRVVEADFVTTSDGTGLVHSAGAFGEDDKVVTDREGIEPVMPVGPDGCFTYPVSEYEGMLVFDANAPIIEHLKNRTNVPPEAVVAADGQDEDAVRRELYGAVTEGTVLLRRESYAHSYPHCWRCRQPLIYKAVSSWFVEVTRFKERMLELNEQIAWTPEHTKHGQFGKWLENARDWSITRNRFWGSPVPVWRSDDPQYPRIDVYGSFEELERDFGRLPRNADGEVDLHRPFVDELTRPNPDDPTGQSTMRRVEDVLDVWFDSGSMSYAQVHYPFDNAAWFEHHFPADFIVEYIGQTRGWFYTLHILATALFDRPAFSSVICHGIVLGSDGQKMSKSLRNYPDVREVFDRDGADAMRWFLMSSPILRGGNLVVTEQGIRDGVRQVIIPLWNTWYFFSLYANAFRGGEGYAAKWSTASTDPLDRYLLAKLREYVETMTSQLDAYEVASACETTRGFVDVLTNWYVRRSRERFWDTGGQAGGGGAEQAFDTLYTALEVVSRVTAPLLPLVTEEVWRGLTGGRSVHLTDWPEASDLPSDHALVAGMDRAREICSVASSLRKAGGLRVRLPLARLTVVVPDALSLKDFGAIVADEVNVREVVLRDISEASEADFGISQKLTVNARAAGPRLGRDVQQAIKGSKSGDWSVAADGTVTSGGLELVEGEYTLETVVDDAQGGSTATAMLPGGGFVVLDTEVTPELAQEGMARDVVRAVQQARRDAGLEVSDRISLTVTGSQAVWEATVAHQALIVEETLASQFGSAPQLDALPQRSDVAEAVVGDGEPVRIKVMKL; encoded by the coding sequence ATGGCCTACCCGAAGGTCTCCAGCGACAGCGCCGACCAGCCCGCCACCGCGGGCGTTCCCGCCTCCCCGCGCTTCCCCGAGATCGAGGAGCGCATCCTGCGCTACTGGGACGAGGACGGCACCTTCCAGGCGTCGGTCGAGAACCGCCCGGCCGGCGAGGACGGCGACAACGAGTTCGTCTTCTACGACGGACCCCCGTTCGCCAACGGGCTGCCGCACTACGGCCACCTCCTGACCGGCTACGTCAAGGACCTCATCCCGCGCTACCAGACGATGCGCGGGCGCCGGGTCGAGCGCCGGTTCGGCTGGGACACCCACGGCCTGCCCGCCGAGCTCGAGGCGATGAGCCAGCTCGGCATCAAGACCAAGGACGAGATCGTCGAGCTCGGCATCGAGAAGTTCAATGCGGCCTGCCGCAGCTCGGTGCTCAAGTACACCGACGAGTGGCGCGACTACGTGACCCGCCAGGCCCGCTGGGTCGACTTTGACCACGACTACAAGACGCTCAACCCCGACTACATGGAGTCGGTGATGTGGGCGTTCAAGTCGCTGCACGACAAGGGCCTAGTCTACGAGGGCTTCCGCGTCCTGCCCTACTGCTGGAACGACCAGACGCCGCTGTCGAACCACGAGCTGCGGATGGACGACGACGTCTACCAGGTCCGCCAGGACCCGGCCGTGACCGTCGGCGTGCGGCTCGAGACCGGCGAGCTGGCCCTGGTGTGGACGACCACGCCGTGGACCCTCCCGAGCAACCTCGCGGTCATGGTCCACCCCGACATCGACTACGTCGTGGTCGAGACCGACGTCCCGACCGGTCGCACGGAGCGGTACGTCATCGGCGCCGAGCGGCTGCAGGCGTACGCCCGCGAGCTGTTCGGCGACCCGAAGGCCGACGTGCAGCCGTACGTCGTCGAGCGCCTCACCGGCCGCGACCTGCTGGGTCGCTCCTACACGCCGCCGTTCTCCTACTACGAGGGCCACGAGAACGCCCACCGTGTCGTCGAGGCGGACTTCGTCACGACCAGCGACGGCACCGGCCTGGTGCACAGCGCCGGGGCCTTCGGTGAGGACGACAAGGTCGTCACCGACCGCGAGGGGATCGAGCCGGTCATGCCGGTCGGGCCCGACGGGTGCTTCACCTACCCGGTGAGCGAGTACGAGGGCATGCTCGTCTTCGACGCGAACGCCCCGATCATCGAGCACCTCAAGAACCGCACGAACGTCCCGCCGGAGGCGGTCGTGGCCGCCGACGGCCAGGACGAGGACGCCGTGCGTCGCGAGCTGTACGGCGCCGTCACCGAGGGCACGGTGCTGCTGCGCCGTGAGTCCTACGCGCACTCCTACCCGCACTGCTGGCGGTGCCGGCAGCCGCTGATCTACAAGGCCGTCTCGAGCTGGTTCGTCGAGGTGACCAGGTTCAAGGAGCGGATGCTCGAGCTCAACGAGCAGATCGCCTGGACCCCGGAGCACACCAAGCACGGCCAGTTCGGCAAGTGGCTGGAGAACGCCCGCGACTGGTCGATCACCCGCAACCGGTTCTGGGGGAGCCCCGTGCCGGTGTGGCGCTCGGACGACCCGCAGTACCCGCGGATCGACGTCTACGGCTCGTTCGAGGAGCTCGAGCGCGACTTCGGCCGGCTGCCCCGCAACGCCGACGGCGAGGTCGACCTGCACCGCCCGTTCGTCGACGAGCTGACCCGACCGAACCCCGACGACCCGACGGGGCAGTCGACGATGCGCCGGGTCGAGGACGTCCTCGACGTGTGGTTCGACTCCGGGTCGATGAGCTACGCGCAGGTGCACTACCCGTTCGACAACGCCGCGTGGTTCGAGCACCACTTCCCGGCCGACTTCATCGTGGAGTACATCGGCCAGACGCGCGGCTGGTTCTACACGTTGCACATCCTGGCCACTGCGCTGTTCGACCGGCCGGCGTTCAGCTCGGTCATCTGCCACGGCATCGTCCTGGGCTCCGACGGCCAGAAGATGAGCAAGTCGCTTCGCAACTACCCCGACGTGCGCGAGGTGTTCGACCGCGACGGGGCCGACGCGATGCGCTGGTTCCTCATGTCGAGCCCGATCCTGCGCGGCGGCAACCTCGTCGTCACCGAGCAGGGGATCCGTGACGGCGTGCGCCAGGTGATCATCCCCCTGTGGAACACCTGGTACTTCTTCTCGTTGTACGCCAACGCCTTCCGTGGTGGTGAGGGGTATGCCGCCAAGTGGTCGACCGCCTCGACCGACCCGCTCGACCGGTACCTGCTCGCCAAGCTGCGCGAGTACGTCGAGACGATGACCAGCCAGCTCGACGCGTACGAGGTCGCGAGCGCGTGCGAGACCACGCGCGGCTTCGTCGACGTGCTGACCAACTGGTACGTGCGGCGCTCCCGGGAGCGGTTCTGGGACACCGGTGGCCAGGCCGGTGGCGGCGGGGCCGAGCAGGCGTTCGACACGCTCTACACGGCGCTCGAGGTGGTGTCCCGGGTGACGGCGCCGCTGCTGCCGCTGGTCACCGAGGAGGTCTGGCGCGGACTGACCGGCGGCCGCTCGGTGCACCTCACCGACTGGCCCGAGGCGTCCGACCTGCCGTCGGACCACGCGCTGGTCGCCGGCATGGACCGGGCCCGCGAGATCTGCTCGGTGGCGTCGTCCCTGCGTAAGGCCGGTGGCCTGCGGGTGCGGCTCCCGCTCGCACGGCTGACGGTCGTCGTGCCGGATGCGTTGTCGCTCAAGGACTTCGGCGCGATCGTGGCCGACGAGGTCAACGTCCGCGAGGTCGTCCTGCGCGACATCAGCGAGGCGAGTGAGGCCGACTTCGGCATCTCGCAGAAGCTCACCGTCAACGCCCGGGCCGCAGGTCCGCGGCTGGGCCGCGACGTGCAGCAGGCGATCAAGGGCAGCAAGTCCGGCGACTGGTCCGTCGCGGCCGACGGGACCGTGACCTCCGGTGGCCTCGAGCTGGTCGAGGGCGAGTACACGCTCGAGACCGTCGTCGACGACGCCCAGGGCGGGTCGACGGCGACGGCGATGCTGCCCGGTGGTGGTTTCGTCGTCCTCGACACCGAGGTGACCCCCGAGCTCGCCCAGGAGGGCATGGCCCGGGACGTGGTCCGCGCGGTCCAGCAGGCACGCCGCGACGCGGGACTCGAGGTGTCCGACCGGATCTCGCTGACGGTCACCGGTTCGCAGGCGGTGTGGGAGGCGACGGTCGCGCACCAGGCGCTCATCGTGGAGGAGACGCTGGCCAGCCAGTTCGGCTCGGCGCCCCAGCTCGACGCGCTCCCGCAGCGCAGCGACGTGGCGGAGGCGGTCGTCGGCGACGGCGAGCCCGTGCGCATCAAGGTGATGAAGCTCTGA
- a CDS encoding CbiQ family ECF transporter T component encodes MSRLGAPLPRHLHPVAWWVWAVGLAVACSRTTNPLLLLLAVAVAGLVVVAKRGSSPWARAFRLYLGLGAFVVVVRVVLHVLVGFKFGEHRLWTLPSVDLPGITLLGPLYLEGLLAAAVEGLRLAAIIACIGAANALANPKRLLRAVPAALHEVGTAVVIAVTVAPQLADSVQRVRRARALRGEGGTGLRAVGRVALPVLQDTLDRSLLLASAMDSRGYGRRVAQGTLARRATATLTLVGLLGAALGTYGLLDTSAPALVGAPMLVAGLGLCAAGMVVGGRAVHRTVYRRDPWALPEWVVAGSGVLATVAVLAQATVAPAGLAQPLSPLAPPALPLLAVAGLLVAALPAFLAPSPPVPRRESS; translated from the coding sequence ATGAGCAGGCTCGGCGCACCGCTCCCCCGCCACCTCCACCCGGTCGCCTGGTGGGTGTGGGCGGTCGGGCTCGCCGTCGCCTGCTCGCGCACCACCAACCCGCTCCTGCTGCTGCTCGCCGTGGCCGTCGCCGGGCTGGTCGTCGTCGCCAAGCGCGGCAGCTCGCCGTGGGCGCGGGCGTTCCGGCTCTACCTCGGGCTGGGGGCCTTCGTCGTCGTCGTGCGGGTCGTGCTGCACGTGCTCGTCGGGTTCAAGTTCGGGGAGCACCGGCTGTGGACGCTGCCCAGCGTCGACCTCCCCGGCATCACGCTCCTCGGGCCGCTGTACCTCGAGGGCCTGCTGGCCGCCGCGGTGGAGGGGCTGCGGCTGGCCGCCATCATCGCGTGCATCGGGGCGGCCAACGCACTCGCCAACCCCAAGCGGCTGCTGCGGGCGGTGCCGGCCGCCCTGCACGAGGTCGGCACCGCGGTCGTGATCGCCGTGACGGTCGCGCCCCAGCTCGCCGACAGCGTGCAGCGGGTCCGACGCGCACGGGCCCTGCGTGGCGAGGGCGGCACGGGGCTGCGCGCCGTCGGCCGCGTGGCGCTGCCGGTGCTGCAGGACACCCTCGACCGGTCGCTGCTGCTCGCGTCCGCGATGGACTCGCGCGGCTACGGCCGCCGGGTGGCCCAGGGCACGCTCGCGCGGCGGGCCACGGCCACCCTGACCCTGGTGGGGCTGCTGGGCGCCGCGCTCGGGACGTACGGGCTGCTCGACACCAGTGCCCCGGCTCTCGTGGGCGCGCCCATGCTCGTGGCCGGCCTCGGACTCTGCGCCGCCGGCATGGTGGTCGGCGGCCGGGCGGTGCACCGCACCGTGTACCGCCGGGACCCGTGGGCCCTCCCCGAGTGGGTCGTGGCCGGCAGCGGGGTCCTGGCCACCGTCGCGGTGCTGGCACAGGCCACGGTCGCGCCTGCCGGGCTCGCCCAGCCCCTGTCGCCGCTCGCGCCCCCGGCGCTGCCGCTCCTCGCCGTGGCCGGGCTGCTCGTGGCCGCCCTGCCCGCGTTCCTGGCCCCGTCACCCCCCGTCCCCCGTCGGGAGTCGTCGTGA
- a CDS encoding sugar phosphate isomerase/epimerase, producing MRWPLAVSSLGMPEADLPTFLGLAARHACTGVELRAAPDQSVRVGLSPADRASVRTALADHGLTALDVSSYVRVCPPGDDDAVVEDLRAHLRLAADIGALGVRVFPGGVGDGHDDERARRRLRSVQGEARGLGVDLLVETHDSHPTGSAVARLLDPLPEAGAVWDVLHTWRAGEAPAEAVAALGPRLRLVQVKDAAGPATGDPLTLPGEGALPVADVLAALAGGGYAGWLSLEWERPWSPELPDLDAALAVTRPWLDAAESACAGDPRTDRRGPA from the coding sequence GTGCGCTGGCCCCTCGCCGTGTCGAGCCTCGGAATGCCGGAGGCCGACCTGCCCACGTTCCTCGGCCTGGCGGCGCGCCACGCCTGCACCGGGGTCGAGCTGCGGGCCGCGCCGGACCAGTCCGTCCGCGTCGGCCTCTCCCCCGCCGACCGGGCGTCGGTGCGGACCGCCCTGGCCGACCACGGTCTCACCGCCCTCGACGTGTCCTCCTACGTGCGGGTCTGCCCGCCCGGCGACGACGACGCCGTGGTCGAGGACCTGCGGGCGCACCTGCGGCTGGCCGCCGACATCGGGGCGCTCGGGGTGCGGGTCTTCCCGGGCGGGGTGGGCGACGGCCACGACGACGAGCGCGCCCGGCGGCGCTTGCGCTCCGTCCAGGGCGAGGCGCGCGGCCTCGGCGTCGACCTCCTCGTGGAGACGCACGACAGCCACCCCACCGGGTCAGCCGTCGCCCGCCTGCTGGACCCGCTGCCGGAGGCCGGGGCGGTCTGGGACGTCCTGCACACCTGGCGCGCGGGCGAGGCACCGGCCGAGGCGGTGGCGGCCCTCGGGCCGCGGCTGCGGCTCGTCCAGGTCAAGGACGCCGCCGGACCCGCGACGGGGGACCCGCTCACGCTGCCCGGCGAGGGCGCGCTGCCCGTCGCCGACGTCCTCGCCGCCCTTGCCGGGGGCGGGTATGCCGGCTGGCTGAGCCTGGAGTGGGAGCGGCCCTGGTCGCCGGAGCTGCCCGACCTCGACGCCGCCCTGGCCGTCACGCGACCGTGGCTCGACGCTGCGGAGTCCGCCTGTGCCGGCGACCCACGAACCGACCGGAGGGGACCGGCATGA
- a CDS encoding folylpolyglutamate synthase/dihydrofolate synthase family protein gives MAGSTNPGRSGRPDAAQREAAHNLEVTKRMREVEEAILARAPEHDLEPSLDRIAAVMELLGDPQRGYPVIHLTGTNGKTSTTRLVETLLLEMGLKTGRFTSPHLHSMRERIALSGQPISAEKFLAAYDEVIPFIEMVDARSVADGGPRMTYFEVLVAVAYAAFADAPVDVAVVEVGMGGRWDATNVADGSVAVVTPVDLDHQHFLGDTVELIATEKSGIIKEGAIAVSALQPHAEVVEILRERALEVGARLAVEGVDFGFKASDVAVGGQQFSMQGLAGDYDDLFLPLFGPHQMQNAMTAVAAVEAFVGGGETRLDPDVVRSALAKAASPGRLEVVRRSPTVVVDAAHNPAGAVALRQALEQSFNFARLVGVIAILKDKDATEILEVLEPVLDHVVVSRTTSPRAMDPDDLGEVAVDIFGEGRVTVVRNLPDALDTAAGLADEGGVSGGVLATGSVTTAAEVRMLLGTTEV, from the coding sequence ATGGCCGGCTCGACGAACCCTGGACGATCCGGTCGCCCCGACGCCGCCCAGCGGGAGGCCGCGCACAACCTGGAGGTCACCAAGCGGATGCGCGAGGTCGAGGAGGCGATCCTCGCCCGGGCGCCCGAGCACGACCTCGAGCCGAGCCTGGACCGCATCGCCGCCGTGATGGAGCTGCTCGGCGACCCCCAGCGCGGCTACCCCGTCATCCACCTCACCGGCACCAACGGCAAGACCTCGACCACCCGGCTGGTCGAGACCCTGCTGCTGGAGATGGGGCTCAAGACGGGCCGGTTCACCTCCCCGCACCTGCACTCGATGCGTGAGCGGATCGCGTTGTCGGGCCAGCCGATCAGCGCGGAGAAGTTCCTCGCCGCCTACGACGAGGTCATCCCGTTCATCGAGATGGTCGACGCCCGGTCGGTCGCCGATGGTGGCCCGCGGATGACCTACTTCGAGGTGCTCGTGGCAGTGGCGTATGCCGCGTTCGCCGACGCGCCCGTCGACGTCGCGGTCGTCGAGGTGGGGATGGGCGGTCGCTGGGACGCGACCAACGTCGCCGACGGGTCCGTCGCCGTGGTCACGCCGGTGGACCTGGACCACCAGCACTTCCTCGGGGACACGGTCGAGCTCATCGCCACCGAGAAGTCCGGGATCATCAAGGAGGGCGCGATCGCCGTGTCGGCCCTGCAGCCGCACGCCGAGGTCGTCGAGATCCTGCGCGAGCGCGCGCTCGAGGTGGGGGCACGCCTCGCCGTCGAGGGCGTCGACTTCGGCTTCAAGGCGAGCGACGTGGCGGTCGGCGGGCAGCAGTTCTCCATGCAGGGCCTCGCCGGCGACTACGACGACCTGTTCCTGCCCCTGTTCGGCCCGCACCAGATGCAGAACGCCATGACCGCCGTCGCGGCCGTCGAGGCGTTCGTCGGCGGTGGCGAGACGAGGCTCGACCCCGACGTCGTGCGCTCCGCACTCGCCAAGGCTGCCTCGCCCGGGCGCCTCGAGGTCGTGCGCCGGTCGCCGACCGTCGTCGTCGACGCCGCGCACAACCCGGCCGGCGCGGTCGCCCTGCGCCAGGCGCTGGAGCAGTCGTTCAACTTCGCGCGGCTGGTGGGTGTCATCGCGATCCTCAAGGACAAGGACGCCACCGAGATCCTCGAGGTGCTCGAGCCCGTGCTCGACCACGTCGTCGTGTCCCGCACGACGTCTCCCCGGGCGATGGACCCCGACGACCTCGGCGAGGTGGCGGTCGACATCTTCGGGGAGGGGCGGGTGACGGTCGTGCGGAACCTGCCCGACGCGCTCGACACCGCCGCCGGCCTCGCCGACGAGGGCGGTGTCTCCGGGGGCGTCCTCGCCACCGGGTCGGTCACCACGGCCGCCGAGGTCCGGATGCTGCTCGGGACCACCGAGGTCTGA
- a CDS encoding hydroxyacid dehydrogenase, translating into MTTARPRVAFGMQDGLRERLFTPTALGRLASIADAGDEVWAGAAPPRDAEILVTGWGCPPLEATALDAMPSLRAVVHCAGSVKHHVTDAAWQRGVEVSSATAANALPVAEYTLAVVLLAGKAVLEVAEEFRRTRSAIDWSTRFPTIGNVGKRVGIVGASTIGRRVIELLRPFDLEVVVADPYLDDSGAAALGVTRVELDELVATSDVVSLHAPDLPETRHLLDRHRLASMRPGATLVNTARGALVDTEALTEVVLAGRISAVLDVTDPEPLPADSPLWDHPRVLLTPHVAGSLGTELTRLGDVAVAELERFAAGQPFAHPVRREELDRRA; encoded by the coding sequence ATGACGACGGCGAGACCACGCGTGGCGTTCGGGATGCAGGACGGGCTGCGTGAGCGGCTCTTCACTCCCACGGCGCTGGGGAGGCTGGCATCCATTGCTGATGCCGGCGACGAGGTGTGGGCCGGGGCGGCGCCACCCCGTGACGCCGAGATCCTCGTCACCGGGTGGGGCTGCCCGCCGCTGGAGGCGACGGCGCTGGACGCCATGCCGTCGTTGCGGGCCGTGGTCCACTGCGCCGGGTCCGTCAAGCACCACGTCACCGATGCCGCCTGGCAGCGCGGCGTCGAGGTGTCAAGCGCGACCGCGGCCAACGCGCTGCCGGTCGCCGAGTACACGCTCGCGGTGGTCCTGCTCGCGGGCAAGGCGGTGCTGGAGGTCGCCGAGGAGTTCCGGCGCACCCGCTCGGCGATCGACTGGTCCACCCGGTTCCCCACCATCGGGAACGTCGGCAAGCGGGTCGGCATCGTCGGCGCCTCGACCATCGGGCGTCGCGTGATCGAGCTGCTGCGCCCGTTCGACCTCGAGGTGGTCGTGGCCGACCCCTACCTCGACGACTCGGGTGCCGCCGCCCTGGGCGTCACGCGCGTCGAGCTGGACGAGCTCGTCGCGACGAGCGACGTCGTCTCGCTGCACGCCCCCGACCTGCCTGAGACCCGGCACCTGCTGGACCGGCACCGGCTGGCGTCGATGCGTCCCGGCGCCACCCTGGTCAACACCGCACGCGGCGCGCTGGTGGACACCGAGGCCCTCACCGAGGTGGTGCTGGCCGGGCGGATCAGCGCCGTGCTGGACGTGACCGACCCTGAGCCGCTGCCGGCCGACTCACCGCTGTGGGACCACCCGCGGGTGCTGCTGACCCCGCACGTGGCCGGGTCGCTCGGCACCGAGCTCACCCGGCTCGGCGACGTCGCGGTCGCCGAGCTCGAGCGGTTCGCGGCCGGGCAGCCGTTCGCGCACCCGGTGCGTCGCGAGGAGCTCGACCGCCGCGCCTGA
- a CDS encoding prenyltransferase/squalene oxidase repeat-containing protein, which produces MQLLPTSSRAVGVLTLATAAALLAPGTALAATPAPSPTTSASATTTTSPTSPSAPTTTTGTTTTATGTASPTTSGSTATGTTSPTASGTSTTSGTTAPRSSTNATSPKVAATTSAADPQVPFGTRTSPKGLLPGATSAQAGYAAGFMVRTLAARGHHYNYPGSTFFDGGNTIDAVLGLDGAGLGSTEAASAFAYLTANVGGYIGTDYSSLYAGATGKALLAVVAQGANPRDVGPKHLDLLAELGKSLGAAEPGRYSDLPVTGCGYSPCDYSNTIGQALDVIGVGRATGTVPQSAADYLLAQQCADGGFRGDLAAAGGACTSDVDATAFAVQAVIGLQGASDPAAVKALSFLAARQAANGGFLNSDGQYNANTAGVAAQAFAAGGRAVELARAQQFLASLQLDCTATAALRGGIAFTAADRSTLTKTPGNTAALDRALRATPQATLGLAGGDLLTVTSDGASAAAPAPTCPTAPSTSTSSSTTTAPAGSPAATTTAAPAPAAPAAASATPGSLAFTGADVAATAALGLLLLLGGIAAIVLARRKGAHA; this is translated from the coding sequence ATGCAGCTCCTTCCCACCAGCAGCCGCGCGGTCGGCGTGCTGACGCTGGCCACCGCGGCCGCCCTGCTCGCGCCGGGCACCGCCCTGGCCGCCACCCCGGCCCCGTCGCCCACGACCAGCGCGTCCGCGACGACCACCACGTCGCCGACCAGCCCGTCGGCCCCGACCACCACGACGGGCACGACCACGACCGCGACGGGCACGGCCTCCCCGACGACGTCCGGGAGCACTGCGACCGGCACGACCTCCCCCACCGCGTCCGGCACGTCCACGACCTCCGGGACCACCGCCCCGCGCTCGAGCACGAACGCGACCTCGCCGAAGGTCGCGGCCACGACCAGCGCCGCCGACCCGCAGGTGCCGTTCGGCACCCGGACCTCGCCGAAGGGCCTGCTGCCCGGCGCCACGTCCGCCCAGGCTGGCTACGCCGCGGGCTTCATGGTCCGCACGCTGGCCGCACGAGGCCACCACTACAACTACCCGGGCAGCACCTTCTTCGACGGCGGCAACACGATCGACGCCGTCCTCGGGCTCGATGGTGCCGGCCTCGGCAGCACCGAGGCGGCGTCCGCCTTCGCCTACCTCACCGCGAACGTCGGCGGCTACATCGGCACCGACTACTCCTCGCTGTATGCCGGGGCGACCGGCAAGGCGCTCCTCGCCGTCGTCGCCCAGGGCGCCAACCCGCGCGACGTCGGCCCCAAGCACCTCGATTTGCTCGCCGAGCTCGGGAAGTCCCTGGGCGCTGCCGAGCCGGGCCGCTACTCCGACCTGCCCGTGACGGGATGCGGGTACAGCCCCTGCGACTACTCCAACACCATCGGGCAGGCGCTCGACGTGATCGGCGTCGGCCGGGCGACCGGCACCGTCCCGCAGTCGGCGGCGGACTACCTGCTCGCGCAGCAGTGCGCCGACGGTGGCTTCCGCGGCGACCTCGCCGCCGCCGGCGGGGCCTGCACCAGCGACGTCGACGCGACCGCGTTCGCGGTCCAGGCGGTCATCGGCCTGCAGGGGGCGAGCGACCCGGCCGCCGTCAAGGCGCTGTCCTTCCTCGCCGCCCGGCAGGCCGCGAACGGCGGCTTCCTCAACAGTGACGGCCAGTACAACGCCAACACCGCCGGAGTCGCCGCACAGGCCTTCGCCGCCGGAGGCCGCGCGGTCGAGCTCGCCCGGGCCCAGCAGTTCCTCGCCTCGCTCCAGCTCGACTGCACCGCGACGGCCGCCCTGCGCGGTGGCATCGCCTTCACCGCGGCGGACCGTTCAACCCTCACGAAGACGCCCGGCAACACGGCGGCGCTCGACCGCGCCCTGCGCGCGACGCCGCAGGCCACCCTCGGCCTGGCCGGCGGCGACCTGCTGACCGTCACCTCCGACGGGGCGTCCGCCGCTGCTCCCGCGCCGACCTGTCCGACGGCACCGAGCACCTCCACGAGCAGCTCGACCACCACGGCACCGGCGGGCTCCCCCGCAGCGACCACCACCGCCGCACCTGCCCCGGCCGCCCCGGCCGCGGCCTCCGCGACCCCCGGCAGCCTCGCCTTCACCGGCGCCGACGTCGCCGCCACGGCCGCGCTCGGCCTGCTGCTCCTGCTCGGCGGCATCGCCGCGATCGTCCTGGCCCGCCGCAAGGGGGCGCACGCCTGA
- the ndk gene encoding nucleoside-diphosphate kinase, with product MTTQIERSLVLVKPDGYARGLTGEVLRRIEAKGYTLVALAVTTPTRDMLAAHYAEHEGKPFYEPLVEFMSSGPVTAAVIEGQGCIPGFRSLAGATNPTEAAPGSIRGDLGRDWGEKVQKNIVHGSDSPESAQREIAIWFPELGA from the coding sequence GTGACGACGCAGATCGAACGTTCCCTGGTCCTGGTCAAGCCCGACGGGTACGCCCGCGGCCTCACCGGGGAGGTGCTGCGCCGCATCGAGGCCAAGGGGTACACCCTGGTCGCGCTCGCGGTGACCACCCCCACCCGCGACATGCTGGCCGCCCACTACGCCGAGCACGAGGGCAAGCCGTTCTACGAGCCGCTGGTGGAGTTCATGAGCAGCGGTCCGGTGACCGCAGCCGTCATCGAGGGCCAGGGCTGCATCCCCGGCTTCCGCTCGCTCGCCGGTGCCACCAACCCGACCGAGGCCGCACCGGGCTCGATCCGTGGCGACCTCGGGCGCGACTGGGGCGAGAAGGTCCAGAAGAACATCGTCCACGGCTCGGACTCGCCCGAGTCGGCCCAGCGCGAGATCGCGATCTGGTTCCCGGAGCTCGGCGCCTGA